The following are encoded in a window of Amycolatopsis lexingtonensis genomic DNA:
- a CDS encoding alpha/beta fold hydrolase: MPYTTVNHTRLHYEDAGAGPALLFLHGWGTSGRVWQSCLPDLVRDHRVVTLDWRGCGRSDHPAEGNTIAEIAADLAGLIETLGIHPTVVGSSIGGIFATELALARPELVERVVSVDSPGYWPSTGMLEKVRELRERLVDDRAGTFEDWVPNWVAGAAPGLVAWTIRQLLDSGVYIDELFTECTTYDPRPRLGDLKVPITYLHGELDAEIPLEVPRTCAAETPGARVHVLAGCGHLPHQENPRAFTAALREIA, encoded by the coding sequence ATGCCTTACACCACCGTCAACCACACCCGGCTGCACTACGAAGACGCCGGCGCCGGCCCCGCCCTGCTGTTCCTGCACGGCTGGGGGACCAGCGGCCGCGTCTGGCAGTCGTGCCTGCCCGATCTCGTGCGCGACCACCGCGTCGTCACCCTCGACTGGCGCGGGTGCGGCCGCTCGGACCACCCCGCCGAGGGCAACACCATCGCCGAAATCGCCGCGGACCTCGCCGGCCTGATCGAGACGCTCGGGATCCACCCCACCGTCGTCGGGTCCAGCATCGGCGGGATCTTCGCCACCGAACTCGCGCTCGCGCGGCCCGAGCTGGTCGAGCGCGTCGTCTCCGTCGACAGCCCGGGTTACTGGCCGAGCACCGGCATGCTCGAGAAGGTGCGCGAACTGCGCGAACGCCTTGTCGACGACCGCGCCGGCACCTTCGAGGACTGGGTGCCCAACTGGGTCGCGGGCGCCGCGCCCGGGCTCGTCGCGTGGACGATCCGCCAGCTGCTCGACTCCGGCGTCTACATCGACGAGCTCTTCACCGAGTGCACCACCTACGACCCGCGCCCGCGCCTCGGCGACCTGAAGGTCCCGATCACCTACCTCCACGGCGAGCTGGACGCCGAGATCCCCCTCGAAGTCCCGCGCACCTGCGCCGCCGAGACGCCCGGCGCCCGGGTGCACGTCCTCGCCGGCTGCGGGCACCTCCCGCACCAGGAAAACCCGCGCGCGTTCACCGCCGCCCTCCGCGAGATCGCCTGA
- a CDS encoding alpha/beta fold hydrolase: MPEVTLGTTTVHYDRTGDGPALLLLHGTAASREQWGPLAAQSGDFTVLAPDFPGSGLTTDDGGPISVEDLAAQAEAVLDHAGVERAHVVGHSLGAVVAAHLAGTRPGRVRKAVLHAAWPVTDTRQDAEFRYWLDLLETGSFARMLPLMAFGPRYWEQATAESNEQLVKTLDTVIQPGADRQIETDRTVDLRPVLARITAPVLVLGSAHDRLITAEQQRELVAAIPDARAAEIDAGHGAPAELPDEFARVVLEFVSAAP; this comes from the coding sequence ATGCCCGAAGTGACGCTCGGAACCACCACCGTCCACTACGACCGGACCGGCGACGGCCCCGCGCTGCTCCTGCTGCACGGCACCGCCGCCTCCCGCGAGCAGTGGGGACCCCTCGCGGCGCAGTCAGGGGACTTCACCGTTCTCGCCCCCGACTTCCCCGGCTCCGGGCTGACCACCGACGACGGCGGCCCGATCAGCGTCGAGGACCTCGCCGCTCAGGCTGAAGCCGTCCTGGACCACGCGGGCGTCGAGAGAGCCCATGTCGTCGGGCATTCCCTCGGCGCGGTCGTGGCGGCGCACCTGGCCGGCACCCGCCCGGGCCGCGTCCGGAAAGCGGTGCTGCACGCCGCCTGGCCCGTCACGGACACCAGGCAGGACGCCGAGTTCCGCTACTGGCTGGACCTGCTCGAAACCGGGTCCTTCGCCCGCATGCTCCCGCTGATGGCGTTCGGCCCCCGCTACTGGGAGCAGGCCACCGCCGAGAGCAACGAGCAGCTCGTCAAGACGCTCGACACGGTGATCCAGCCCGGCGCGGACCGCCAGATCGAGACCGACCGCACCGTCGACCTGCGCCCGGTCCTGGCCAGGATCACCGCGCCGGTGCTGGTGCTCGGCAGCGCGCACGACCGGCTGATCACGGCGGAGCAGCAGCGGGAGCTGGTCGCCGCGATCCCGGACGCGCGCGCCGCCGAGATCGACGCGGGGCACGGAGCACCGGCCGAGCTGCCGGACGAGTTCGCCCGGGTCGTGCTCGAGTTCGTCAGCGCAGCGCCTTGA
- a CDS encoding SGNH/GDSL hydrolase family protein codes for MRITRLLTAVVSAAILLPASAAVAPPASAATVGSYVALGDSYTSGPFIPAQRLDPLGCGRSTANYPSVLAATLHAGKFTDVSCAGADTTNMTRPQGVPFNGTNPPQLSALRIDTDLVTLGIGGNDYGVFGSLTSTCPGLRASDPTGNPCEAHFNGSVSSAIDNIGPRVEAVLAAIHERSPKARVLVVGYPRIAPDKGYCPDVLPFADGDYAWLNSVEEKLNRTLADAVDGDGQAEFVDTFGPSRGHDACARGGSSWINGKDQNVFEAAAYHPLKAGMAGVAAVVLKALR; via the coding sequence ATGCGCATCACCCGGCTGCTCACCGCCGTCGTCTCGGCAGCCATCCTGCTGCCGGCGTCGGCCGCTGTGGCGCCTCCGGCGTCCGCGGCGACCGTCGGCAGCTACGTCGCCCTCGGCGACTCCTACACCTCCGGGCCGTTCATCCCGGCCCAGCGGCTCGACCCACTGGGCTGCGGGCGGTCCACCGCGAACTACCCGTCGGTGCTGGCCGCGACGCTGCACGCCGGGAAGTTCACCGACGTCAGCTGCGCCGGCGCGGACACCACGAACATGACGCGGCCGCAGGGCGTGCCGTTCAACGGCACCAACCCGCCGCAGCTGAGCGCGCTGCGGATCGACACCGACCTGGTCACCCTCGGGATCGGCGGCAACGACTACGGCGTCTTCGGCAGCTTGACGTCGACGTGCCCGGGCCTGCGCGCGAGCGACCCGACGGGCAACCCCTGCGAAGCGCACTTCAACGGCTCGGTGAGCTCGGCGATCGACAACATCGGCCCGCGGGTCGAGGCGGTGCTCGCCGCGATCCACGAGCGTTCGCCGAAGGCGCGGGTGCTGGTGGTCGGCTACCCGCGGATCGCGCCGGACAAGGGCTACTGCCCGGACGTGCTGCCGTTCGCCGACGGCGACTACGCGTGGCTGAACAGCGTCGAGGAGAAGCTGAACCGGACGCTGGCGGACGCCGTGGACGGCGACGGCCAGGCGGAGTTCGTCGACACGTTCGGCCCGTCCCGCGGCCACGACGCGTGCGCGCGCGGCGGCTCGTCGTGGATCAACGGGAAGGACCAGAACGTCTTCGAGGCGGCGGCCTACCACCCGCTCAAGGCGGGGATGGCGGGCGTGGCGGCGGTGGTGCTCAAGGCGCTGCGCTGA
- a CDS encoding class I SAM-dependent methyltransferase, with protein MPFNHNDHYHPLLLDLLPPGPGIALDVGCGTGRFARRLAATGMAVEAVDVSAAMVEAAAGLGSPGPGEIVYRQADVTTDALPEAHYDYISCVASLHHMPFETLAKLRRALVPGGVLVVLALARPSTPADWARAIAAVPVNALARLVVYAGERLNGGAEEGPRAPVVDDFPTLAEVRREAARLLPGSTVRPLFFWRTLITYREHGDGDPTGG; from the coding sequence ATGCCGTTCAACCACAACGACCACTACCACCCGCTGCTGCTGGACCTGCTGCCGCCGGGACCGGGCATCGCGCTGGACGTCGGCTGCGGCACCGGCCGGTTCGCGCGGCGGCTGGCCGCGACCGGTATGGCGGTGGAGGCGGTCGACGTGTCGGCCGCGATGGTCGAAGCGGCCGCAGGGCTCGGCTCGCCGGGGCCGGGCGAGATCGTCTACCGGCAGGCCGACGTCACCACCGACGCCCTGCCCGAGGCGCACTACGACTACATCTCGTGCGTGGCGTCCCTGCACCACATGCCGTTCGAGACGCTCGCCAAGCTGCGCCGCGCGCTGGTGCCCGGCGGGGTGCTCGTCGTGCTCGCACTGGCGCGCCCGAGCACGCCGGCGGACTGGGCGCGGGCGATCGCGGCGGTGCCGGTCAACGCGCTCGCCCGGCTGGTCGTCTACGCGGGCGAGCGGCTGAACGGCGGCGCCGAGGAGGGCCCGCGGGCCCCGGTCGTAGACGACTTCCCGACGCTGGCCGAAGTGCGCCGCGAGGCGGCCCGGCTGCTGCCCGGGAGCACCGTCCGGCCGCTGTTCTTCTGGCGCACGCTGATCACTTACCGTGAGCACGGCGACGGTGACCCGACTGGCGGGTGA
- the folC gene encoding bifunctional tetrahydrofolate synthase/dihydrofolate synthase, whose product MPQDETGRKPDLSDLDSFAGVDELGAQGYEDSDDHDPELDARDTAFEAGGGSRGGIGGVGQLGDNLATGPVPDLTVPEDTELHELDDQGEPAVYGNPDGPEARRELMAVEAELNQRWPETKIEPSLTRISALTQLLGEPNRGYPVLHVAGTNGKGSTARMIDALLTRMGLRVGRYTSPHLQLVTERIALDGRPISAARYAELWHDIAPYVSMVDGAAADGVAMSKFEILTGMAFAAFADAPVEAAVLEAGMGGAWDATNVADADVAVITPIGLDHVEYLGPDAVSAAREKAGIIKPGSVAVIAEQDPEVQKVLLERAVEVDAAVARAGSEFGVLEREVAVGGQLLKLQGLGGVYDDIFLPLHGAHQAANAALALAAVEAFFGAGKDKQLVIEAVREAFAEVETPGRLERVRAAPAVMIDAAHNPHGARALATTVAEEFAFRRLVAVVGVMAEKDAHGILDALEPVVSDVVVTRNSSPRAMPLEELNQLAISIFGEERVVAETDLETAIETAIALVETSDDPEEPLSGGGVLVTGSVVTVGEARTLFGKEPA is encoded by the coding sequence GTGCCGCAGGATGAGACAGGTCGGAAGCCGGACCTGTCGGATCTGGACAGCTTCGCGGGCGTCGACGAGCTGGGTGCCCAGGGGTACGAGGACTCGGACGACCACGACCCCGAGCTGGACGCGCGGGACACCGCGTTCGAAGCCGGTGGCGGCTCGCGCGGTGGCATCGGCGGTGTCGGCCAGCTGGGCGACAACCTCGCCACCGGCCCGGTGCCCGACCTGACCGTGCCCGAGGACACCGAGCTGCACGAGCTCGACGACCAGGGCGAACCCGCGGTCTACGGCAACCCGGACGGCCCCGAGGCCCGCCGCGAGCTGATGGCCGTCGAGGCCGAGCTGAACCAGCGCTGGCCGGAGACGAAGATCGAGCCGTCGCTGACCCGGATCTCCGCGCTGACGCAGCTGCTGGGCGAACCGAACCGCGGCTACCCGGTGCTGCACGTGGCCGGTACGAACGGCAAGGGCTCCACGGCCCGGATGATCGACGCGCTGCTGACCCGGATGGGCTTGCGCGTCGGCCGCTACACCAGCCCGCACCTGCAGCTGGTCACCGAGCGGATCGCGCTCGACGGCCGGCCGATCTCCGCCGCGCGCTACGCCGAGCTGTGGCACGACATCGCGCCGTACGTGTCCATGGTGGACGGTGCCGCCGCGGACGGCGTCGCGATGAGCAAGTTCGAGATCCTCACCGGCATGGCGTTCGCCGCGTTCGCCGACGCCCCGGTCGAGGCCGCGGTGCTCGAAGCGGGCATGGGCGGTGCCTGGGACGCCACGAACGTCGCCGACGCCGACGTCGCCGTCATCACCCCGATCGGCCTCGACCACGTCGAGTACCTGGGCCCCGACGCGGTCAGCGCGGCGCGCGAGAAGGCGGGCATCATCAAGCCCGGCTCGGTCGCCGTCATCGCCGAGCAGGACCCCGAGGTGCAGAAGGTGCTGCTGGAACGCGCCGTCGAGGTCGACGCCGCGGTCGCGCGCGCCGGCAGCGAGTTCGGCGTGCTGGAGCGCGAGGTCGCCGTCGGCGGGCAGCTGCTGAAGCTGCAGGGCCTCGGCGGCGTCTACGACGACATCTTCCTGCCGCTGCACGGCGCCCACCAGGCCGCGAACGCCGCGCTCGCGCTGGCCGCGGTCGAGGCGTTCTTCGGCGCGGGCAAGGACAAGCAGCTGGTCATCGAGGCCGTGCGCGAGGCGTTCGCCGAGGTCGAGACGCCGGGACGGCTGGAGCGCGTCCGCGCGGCCCCCGCGGTGATGATCGACGCGGCCCACAACCCGCACGGCGCCCGCGCGCTCGCGACGACCGTGGCCGAGGAGTTCGCCTTCCGCCGCCTGGTCGCGGTGGTCGGCGTGATGGCCGAAAAGGACGCCCACGGCATCCTCGACGCGCTGGAGCCGGTGGTGTCCGACGTCGTCGTGACGCGCAACTCGTCGCCGCGCGCGATGCCGCTGGAAGAGCTGAACCAGCTGGCGATCTCGATCTTCGGCGAGGAGCGCGTGGTCGCCGAGACCGACCTGGAGACCGCGATCGAGACGGCGATCGCGCTGGTGGAGACCAGCGACGACCCCGAGGAGCCGCTGTCGGGCGGCGGCGTGCTGGTCACCGGCTCGGTGGTCACCGTCGGCGAGGCGCGCACCCTGTTCGGGAAGGAGCCGGCGTGA
- a CDS encoding DUF4233 domain-containing protein, translating into MKGFRGVMSGTLIMEGITVALALPVVNKLGGGIGTGTGWTVIAVAVLLVVTCGFVKRRWAVPLILALQVVLIALVFWLPAITVLGVIFLAIWLWLLWLRKDVARRMAAGTLASQQQPQP; encoded by the coding sequence ATGAAGGGCTTCCGCGGCGTGATGTCGGGGACCCTGATCATGGAGGGCATCACGGTCGCCCTCGCGCTCCCCGTGGTGAACAAGCTCGGCGGCGGGATCGGCACCGGCACCGGGTGGACGGTCATCGCGGTGGCCGTCCTGCTGGTCGTGACGTGCGGGTTCGTCAAGCGCCGGTGGGCGGTGCCACTGATCCTCGCGCTGCAGGTGGTGCTGATCGCACTGGTGTTCTGGCTGCCCGCGATCACCGTGCTGGGCGTCATCTTCCTGGCGATCTGGCTGTGGCTGCTGTGGCTGCGCAAGGACGTCGCCCGCCGGATGGCGGCCGGCACCCTGGCGAGCCAGCAGCAGCCCCAGCCCTGA
- a CDS encoding SDR family oxidoreductase, producing MHVFVTGGSGLTGPAVVTELIAAGHTVTGLARSDASAARLESLGATPHRGSLEDLDSLRAGAEAADAVLHMAFGGDFSDLADMTRRDRTAIEALGEVLVGSGKPFVSTSGTLVMPAGRVSTEKDEPDAAGLAAFRIAGERACLDFAGRGVRASVVRLAPTVHGPGDHGFIAWLVDTARKTGKSAYVGDGTNRWPAVHRLDAAVVFRLALEGAPAGSVLHATAENVPFRSIAETVGRGLGLPVVSLTPEEAAGHFVSPFIAAAYGLDAPVSSELTRELLGWSPRHPTLLDDVADGDYL from the coding sequence ATGCACGTCTTCGTCACCGGCGGTTCCGGCCTCACCGGACCCGCCGTCGTCACCGAGCTGATCGCGGCCGGCCACACCGTCACCGGCCTCGCGCGCTCCGACGCCTCCGCCGCCCGGCTCGAGTCGCTGGGCGCCACCCCGCACCGGGGTTCGCTGGAGGACCTCGACAGCCTGCGCGCCGGCGCCGAAGCCGCCGACGCCGTGCTGCACATGGCCTTCGGCGGCGACTTCAGCGACCTGGCCGACATGACCCGCCGCGACCGGACGGCGATCGAGGCGCTCGGCGAGGTCCTGGTGGGTTCGGGCAAGCCGTTCGTCAGCACGTCCGGCACGCTCGTCATGCCCGCCGGCCGGGTGAGCACCGAGAAGGACGAGCCCGACGCGGCCGGGCTCGCCGCCTTCCGGATCGCGGGCGAGCGGGCCTGCCTGGACTTCGCCGGCCGCGGGGTGCGGGCGAGCGTCGTCCGGCTCGCGCCGACCGTCCACGGCCCCGGCGACCACGGCTTCATCGCCTGGCTCGTGGACACCGCGCGCAAAACCGGGAAATCGGCCTACGTCGGCGACGGCACCAACCGCTGGCCCGCGGTGCACCGGCTCGACGCGGCGGTCGTCTTCCGCTTGGCCCTGGAGGGCGCTCCGGCGGGCAGTGTCCTGCACGCGACCGCCGAGAACGTGCCGTTCCGGAGCATCGCGGAGACGGTCGGGCGCGGGCTCGGCCTGCCCGTGGTCTCGCTGACCCCGGAGGAGGCCGCCGGGCACTTCGTCAGCCCGTTCATCGCCGCGGCGTACGGGCTCGACGCGCCCGTGTCCAGCGAGCTCACGCGGGAACTGCTCGGCTGGTCACCCCGTCACCCGACGCTGCTCGACGACGTGGCGGACGGCGACTACCTGTAA